The following proteins are co-located in the Candidatus Competibacteraceae bacterium genome:
- a CDS encoding HNH endonuclease has protein sequence MPSINIAAIISKMPKHAQKEFLEKQTSSKGKGGNLLGFCSQDNWQAAATRAANAFFAKIGELSPRSVEEQIGYGLIALAGQNPHFKGGRGAWNRDIKALEAAVLAAGNIALSIRNLPSNLCSLLTQPHLEQASTLESIDTEDAQLHQRKLSVELELEQYRSDLETNGYFDPKNEIDARRRIVTSIVQRAGQARFREQLLEAYGNRCAITECDVAFALEAAHILPYKGEYTNDVRNGLLLRADIHTLFDLGKISINPENYCVILADDIWKTSYIQLHGKPIILPKDDRQKPDKEALDIHFKKSAISASR, from the coding sequence ATGCCATCTATAAACATAGCAGCAATTATATCCAAAATGCCAAAACATGCTCAAAAGGAGTTTCTGGAAAAACAAACCAGCAGTAAAGGCAAAGGTGGAAACCTTTTGGGGTTTTGCTCTCAAGATAATTGGCAAGCTGCCGCAACACGAGCAGCTAATGCTTTTTTTGCAAAAATTGGAGAATTATCCCCCAGAAGCGTTGAGGAACAAATAGGTTATGGACTTATTGCCCTAGCAGGCCAGAACCCACACTTTAAAGGTGGGAGAGGTGCTTGGAATCGGGATATAAAAGCTTTAGAAGCTGCTGTACTAGCAGCAGGTAATATAGCCTTATCAATTAGAAACTTACCATCGAATCTCTGCTCATTGCTAACTCAACCGCATCTTGAACAAGCATCAACTCTAGAATCGATTGATACAGAAGATGCGCAACTGCATCAGCGTAAATTAAGCGTAGAGCTCGAACTAGAGCAGTATCGTAGCGACCTGGAAACAAACGGATATTTTGATCCAAAAAACGAGATTGATGCCAGAAGGCGTATTGTAACATCTATCGTTCAACGCGCTGGGCAGGCTCGATTTCGTGAGCAACTATTAGAAGCTTACGGTAATCGATGTGCTATCACGGAATGCGATGTAGCCTTTGCTCTAGAAGCCGCTCATATTCTTCCTTACAAGGGAGAATATACAAATGATGTACGAAATGGATTGTTACTTAGAGCTGACATTCATACACTATTTGACTTAGGAAAAATCTCGATCAATCCAGAGAATTATTGTGTAATACTGGCTGATGATATTTGGAAAACATCTTACATCCAATTGCACGGGAAGCCGATAATATTACCCAAAGATGACAGGCAAAAACCAGACAAAGAAGCACTTGATATACACTTTAAGAAATCAGCTATATCAGCAAGCAGGTAG
- the scpA gene encoding methylmalonyl-CoA mutase: MSHSPDFTSMPYGLDFPKPSFAEWKAMVEKTTGKTLEQWVSATMEQIDVNPLYTRNDIKDLKHLGYAAGVPPFLRGPYPAMYVTQPWTVRQYAGFSTAEESNAFYRRNLAAGQKGLSIAFDLATHRGYDSDHPRVVGDVGKAGVAIDSILDMEVLFGGIPLDQMSVSMTMNGAVLPVLAFYIVSAEEQGVPHDKLTGTIQNDILKEYMVRNTYIYPPDPSIRIIGDIFAYTSKEMPKFNSISISGYHMQEAGATADLELGYTLADGLEYVRTGVKAGMDIDTFAPRLSFFWAIGMNYFMEVAKMRAGRLLWAKIIKQFNPKNAKSMALRTHSQTSGWSLTEQDPFNNVARTCVEALAAALGHTQSLHTNALDEAIALPTDFSARIARNTQLYLQDETAICKVLDPWGGSYYVEALTNELIKRAWGHIQEVESLGGMTKAIETGLPKMRIEEAAARKQAHIDSGKETIVGVNKYRLPKEDPLEILSIDNTAVRESQVQRLQKLRANRDESKVKACLNAITEAASAGSGNLLEKAVEAARARASLGEISDAMEKVFGRHKAIIRAISGVYGSEFGEAEEIAKVRQMADEFEQNEGRRPRILVAKIGQDGHDRGAKVIATAFADLGFDVDIGALFQTPEEVARQAVENDVHVVGMSSLAAGHKTLLPQLIGELKKLGREDIMVVIGGVIPAQDYEYLRANGAAAIFGPGTVVPVAAQKVLMELNERLAA, from the coding sequence ATGAGCCATTCACCTGATTTCACTTCCATGCCCTATGGCCTGGACTTCCCCAAGCCCAGTTTCGCCGAGTGGAAGGCGATGGTGGAGAAGACCACCGGCAAGACCCTGGAGCAATGGGTGTCGGCGACCATGGAGCAGATCGACGTCAATCCGCTCTATACACGGAACGATATCAAGGATCTCAAGCACCTGGGCTATGCCGCCGGGGTGCCGCCCTTCCTGCGCGGTCCCTACCCGGCCATGTACGTGACCCAGCCGTGGACAGTGCGCCAGTACGCGGGCTTCTCCACGGCGGAGGAATCCAACGCTTTCTATCGTCGTAACCTGGCGGCGGGTCAGAAGGGCCTGTCCATCGCCTTTGATTTGGCCACCCATCGCGGCTACGACTCGGATCATCCGCGGGTGGTCGGGGACGTGGGCAAGGCCGGCGTGGCGATTGACTCGATTTTGGATATGGAAGTGTTGTTCGGCGGTATTCCGCTGGATCAAATGTCGGTGTCGATGACCATGAACGGCGCGGTATTGCCGGTTTTGGCCTTCTACATCGTCTCCGCCGAGGAACAGGGCGTTCCCCACGACAAGCTCACCGGCACCATTCAGAACGACATTCTGAAAGAGTACATGGTGCGCAACACCTATATTTATCCGCCCGACCCGTCGATTCGCATCATCGGCGACATTTTCGCCTACACCTCCAAGGAGATGCCGAAGTTCAACAGCATCTCGATTTCCGGCTATCACATGCAGGAAGCGGGAGCGACGGCGGATCTGGAGTTGGGCTATACCTTGGCGGATGGGCTGGAGTATGTGCGCACCGGCGTCAAGGCCGGCATGGACATCGACACCTTTGCGCCCCGGCTGTCGTTCTTCTGGGCCATCGGCATGAATTACTTCATGGAAGTGGCCAAGATGCGGGCCGGACGGCTGCTGTGGGCCAAGATCATCAAGCAATTCAATCCCAAAAACGCCAAGTCGATGGCCTTGCGGACCCATAGCCAAACCTCGGGCTGGAGCTTGACCGAGCAAGATCCGTTCAACAATGTCGCCCGTACCTGCGTCGAGGCGCTGGCGGCGGCGCTGGGTCATACCCAGTCGCTGCACACCAACGCCCTGGACGAAGCGATTGCGCTACCGACCGATTTCTCGGCGCGCATCGCCCGCAACACGCAGCTTTATCTTCAGGATGAAACAGCGATCTGCAAGGTGCTGGACCCGTGGGGTGGTTCCTACTACGTCGAGGCGCTGACCAACGAGTTGATCAAACGCGCCTGGGGACATATCCAGGAAGTCGAGAGTCTGGGCGGCATGACCAAGGCCATCGAGACCGGATTACCCAAGATGCGCATCGAGGAAGCGGCGGCGCGGAAGCAAGCGCATATCGACTCCGGCAAGGAAACCATCGTCGGCGTCAATAAGTACCGGTTGCCCAAGGAAGACCCGCTGGAGATCCTTAGCATCGACAACACGGCGGTGCGTGAATCGCAGGTGCAACGCCTGCAAAAACTGCGCGCCAACCGTGATGAGTCCAAGGTAAAAGCTTGCCTGAATGCCATCACCGAAGCCGCCAGCGCCGGTTCCGGTAACTTGCTGGAGAAAGCGGTGGAAGCGGCCCGCGCCCGCGCCAGTCTGGGCGAAATCTCCGATGCGATGGAGAAGGTATTTGGCCGGCATAAGGCGATCATCCGCGCCATTTCCGGCGTGTATGGCAGCGAGTTCGGCGAGGCCGAGGAGATCGCCAAGGTCCGCCAGATGGCTGACGAGTTCGAGCAGAACGAAGGCCGCCGGCCGCGTATTCTGGTCGCCAAAATTGGCCAGGATGGGCATGACCGCGGTGCCAAGGTGATCGCGACCGCGTTCGCCGACCTCGGCTTCGACGTGGACATCGGCGCGCTGTTCCAGACCCCGGAAGAAGTCGCCCGCCAAGCGGTGGAGAACGATGTGCATGTGGTCGGCATGAGTTCGCTGGCCGCCGGTCACAAAACCCTGTTGCCGCAGCTCATTGGGGAACTGAAGAAGCTGGGCCGTGAGGATATCATGGTCGTCATCGGCGGCGTGATTCCCGCCCAGGACTACGAGTACCTCAGGGCGAATGGCGCCGCTGCCATCTTTGGCCCTGGCACGGTGGTTCCGGTCGCCGCGCAGAAGGTGTTGATGGAGTTGAACGAACGTCTGGCGGCGTGA